From a single Oreochromis niloticus isolate F11D_XX linkage group LG3, O_niloticus_UMD_NMBU, whole genome shotgun sequence genomic region:
- the LOC109198902 gene encoding Fc receptor-like protein 2, producing the protein MSFLGECSNTINIRVTTGVILESPAVPLTEGDSVTLNCSYKEKYAKGSTSNFSTAFYRNGAFIGKRSEGRLRLIHVSKEDEGFYKCEHPTKGESPENWLEVRGDDDDHDAATLSIHPSRSVFFYYETVTLSCAVPGSFSSWTVKRNTSTKSSVSCETWGQLNGSSCTIKGVYPSDSGVYWCESDRGECSNTINIRVTTGVILESPAVPLTEGDSVTLNCSYKEKYAKESTSNFSTAFYRNGAFIGKRSEGRLRLIHVSKENEGFYKCEHPTKGQSPENWLEVRGNKIPATTPDTTPPPPPPIALPNLVSMILLFILYSCILILSVYTYRKWAQARAEAKRKWRDHL; encoded by the exons ATGTCATTCTTG GGGGAGTGCAGCAACACCATCAACATCAGAGTGACAA CTGGTGTGATCCTGGAGAGCCCTGCTGTTCCTCTGACTGAGGGAGACAGTGTGACACTAAACTGCTCctataaagaaaaatatgcaaaaggGTCTACATCCAATTTCAGTACTGCATTCTACAGAAATGGTGCTTTTATTGGAAAAAGGTCTGAAGGAAGGTTGAGGCTTATCCATGTGTCCAAGGAGGACGAAGGCTTCTACAAGTGTGAACATCCCACAAAAGGAGAGTCACCGGAGAACTGGCTGGAAGTGagaggtgatgatgatgatcatgaTG CTGCTACTCTCAGCATCCATCCCAGCAGGTCAGTCTTCTTCTATTATGAAACTGTGACACTGAGCTGTGCAGTGCCAGGCAGCTTCAGCAGCTGGACAGTGAAGAGAAACACCTCCACAAAGTCTTCTGTTTCATGTGAGACCTGGGGCCAATTAAACGGGTCATCCTGCACCATCAAAGGTGTCTACCCATCAGACAGTGgagtgtactggtgtgagtctgacAGGGGGGAGTGCAGCAACACCATCAACATCAGAGTGACAA CTGGTGTGATCCTGGAGAGCCCTGCTGTTCCTCTGACTGAGGGAGACAGTGTGACACTAAACTGCTCctataaagaaaaatatgcaaaagagTCTACATCCAATTTCAGTACTGCATTCTACAGAAATGGTGCTTTTATTGGAAAAAGGTCTGAAGGAAGGTTGAGGCTTATCCATGTGTCCAAGGagaacgaaggcttctacaagTGTGAACATCCCACAAAAGGACAGTCACCAGAGAACTGGCTGGAAGTGagag GGAATAAGATCCCAGCGACCACCCCTGATactactcctcctcctcctcctccgatCGCTCTGCCCAACCTGGTGAGCATGATCCTGCTGTTCATCCTGTACAGTTGTATACTCATACTGTCTGTGTACACCTACAGGAAGTGGGCTCAAG CTCGAGCTGAGGCTAAAAGGAAATGGCGTGATCATCTGTAA